One Glutamicibacter mishrai genomic window carries:
- the aroQ gene encoding type II 3-dehydroquinate dehydratase — protein sequence MTENASRTILLLNGPNLNLLGTREPQIYGHDTLADVEQLARDTAATHGFELRALQSNHEGVLIDAIHEARTSAAGIVMNPGAFTHTSVAIADAISGVQLPLIEVHISNVHQREAFRHHSYVSPVASSIIVGAGVNGYKLAVEQLAYLLGK from the coding sequence ATGACTGAGAACGCATCACGCACGATCTTGCTGCTCAATGGGCCCAACCTGAACCTGCTGGGCACCCGTGAACCGCAGATCTATGGACATGACACCCTCGCCGATGTTGAACAGTTGGCTCGTGATACCGCAGCCACCCATGGTTTCGAATTGCGCGCCCTGCAGTCCAACCATGAGGGGGTGCTCATCGACGCCATTCATGAGGCTCGCACCAGCGCGGCGGGCATCGTGATGAACCCGGGAGCATTCACGCACACCTCGGTGGCGATCGCCGATGCAATCAGCGGCGTGCAGCTGCCCCTGATCGAAGTGCACATTTCCAATGTCCACCAGCGTGAGGCATTCCGCCACCACTCGTATGTCTCCCCCGTGGCCAGCTCGATCATCGTCGGCGCCGGGGTCAACGGCTACAAACTGGCCGTCGAGCAGCTGGCCTACCTGCTAGGCAAGTAG
- a CDS encoding NUDIX hydrolase, producing MVRRIFELPPHQIPTAENWFTFGSRTPRSPRRASSVCLVRDCSKGVETYLTFRPGGSPLGNVAFPGGSHEASDRASYQWFGPSLSQWSKRMDVLDQQLVQAHIVCAIRELFEETGILLAGTDEQSIVEMADPEEWMSAREAIAGQDLSFDEFLRRRGLGLRTDLLRPVSHWLNPNFALRRFDTWYFAATVPNRQEPSLLRGKGKWGRWQVASKVLAQRNTSELGDEVGQPNTVGLNLSRISYPAVEMMLEAMSDANGVVAYLSRARSLDLKHPDLLVRDGIYYLEVLGSMSAESSRPWQATAGH from the coding sequence ATGGTGCGCAGGATCTTTGAGCTGCCACCACACCAGATCCCCACAGCCGAGAATTGGTTCACCTTCGGCTCCCGCACGCCCAGGAGTCCGCGCCGCGCATCCTCGGTGTGCCTTGTAAGGGACTGTTCCAAAGGCGTGGAGACCTACCTGACGTTCCGGCCCGGCGGATCCCCGCTGGGCAACGTAGCCTTCCCGGGCGGCAGCCATGAAGCCAGCGACCGGGCCAGCTACCAGTGGTTCGGCCCGAGCCTGTCACAGTGGTCCAAGCGGATGGATGTCCTGGACCAGCAGCTGGTCCAAGCGCATATCGTGTGCGCCATTCGAGAGCTCTTCGAAGAAACCGGAATCCTGCTGGCCGGCACCGACGAGCAATCCATCGTCGAAATGGCTGATCCCGAAGAGTGGATGAGCGCCCGCGAAGCGATCGCGGGCCAGGATCTCTCCTTTGACGAATTTCTCCGCCGTCGCGGCCTGGGCCTGCGCACCGACTTGCTGCGCCCCGTCTCGCACTGGCTGAATCCCAACTTTGCCCTGCGCAGATTTGATACGTGGTACTTCGCTGCCACCGTCCCCAACCGCCAGGAACCGTCATTGCTTCGCGGCAAGGGCAAGTGGGGCCGCTGGCAAGTGGCCAGCAAGGTTCTGGCGCAACGCAACACCAGCGAGCTGGGTGATGAGGTGGGGCAGCCGAATACCGTGGGGCTGAATCTGTCGAGGATCAGCTATCCCGCGGTGGAAATGATGCTCGAAGCAATGTCCGACGCCAACGGAGTAGTCGCGTATTTGTCCCGGGCACGCTCCCTGGATTTGAAACATCCTGACTTATTGGTGCGTGACGGCATTTATTATCTGGAAGTTCTCGGCTCGATGAGCGCCGAATCATCCCGGCCATGGCAAGCTACCGCAGGCCATTAA
- the acs gene encoding acetate--CoA ligase, protein MSDSKTLDNLSNETRAFAPSKEFRDQAVANSASYEAAQADRLGYWADQARQVLTWDTDFTETLDWSQAPVAKWFVGGKLNAAYNALDRHVENGLGDRVAIYFEGEPGDTRTYTYAQLTEEVKKAANAFESLGVAKGDRVAVYLPMIPEAVITMLACARIGAIHSVVFGGFSADALRSRIDDADAKLVVTADGTWRRGKPSALKAAVDGALAAPGHTVENVLVVKRNAEPVEFGPLDKWWHDVVDAASTEHTAVAHDSEHPLFVLYTSGTTGKPKGIVHTTGGFLTQGAVTHRDTFDLHPETDVYWCTADIGWITGHSYVTYAPLINGATQLMYEGTPDTPHQGRWWELVEKYGVSILYTAPTAIRTFMKWGREIPDGYDLSSLRVLGSVGEPINPEAWMWYRDVIGTNNGKNGERKENPTPIVDTWWQTETGAHMIAPLPGVTHTKPGSAQVAVPGISIDVVDEAGESVGNGEGGFLVIREPWPSMLRGIWGDVERYKETYWSRFENMYFAGDGAKKDDDGDLWLLGRVDDVMNVSGHRLSTTEIESSLVAHPYVAEAAVVGAKDETTGEAVVAFVILQTEPAEGEDVVATLRNHVGKDIGPIAKPKHVLVVPELPKTRSGKIMRRLLKDVAEGREVGDATTLSDSTVMSQIAQSMGK, encoded by the coding sequence GTGAGTGATTCGAAGACCTTGGATAACCTGTCGAATGAAACCCGTGCCTTTGCCCCCAGCAAGGAGTTCAGGGACCAGGCGGTCGCCAACTCTGCCAGCTATGAGGCAGCCCAGGCCGATCGCTTGGGCTACTGGGCGGACCAAGCACGCCAGGTACTGACTTGGGACACCGACTTCACCGAAACCTTGGACTGGTCGCAAGCACCGGTAGCCAAGTGGTTTGTCGGCGGAAAGCTCAACGCGGCTTACAACGCGTTGGACCGCCACGTGGAGAATGGCCTGGGCGACCGGGTTGCCATCTACTTCGAGGGCGAGCCGGGCGATACCCGCACCTACACCTATGCGCAGCTGACCGAAGAGGTCAAGAAGGCCGCCAACGCTTTCGAGTCCCTGGGCGTAGCCAAGGGCGACCGCGTGGCTGTCTACCTGCCGATGATCCCCGAGGCGGTCATTACCATGCTGGCCTGCGCCCGCATCGGCGCCATCCACTCGGTAGTCTTCGGCGGCTTCTCCGCCGACGCACTGCGCAGCCGCATCGATGACGCGGATGCCAAGCTCGTGGTCACCGCCGATGGCACTTGGCGCCGTGGCAAGCCTTCGGCTCTGAAGGCCGCCGTGGACGGCGCGCTGGCCGCGCCGGGGCACACCGTGGAAAACGTCCTGGTGGTCAAGCGCAATGCCGAGCCAGTGGAATTCGGTCCACTGGATAAGTGGTGGCACGACGTGGTGGATGCGGCCTCGACCGAGCACACCGCAGTGGCCCACGACTCCGAGCACCCGTTGTTCGTGCTCTACACCTCGGGCACCACCGGCAAGCCCAAGGGCATCGTTCACACCACCGGCGGTTTCCTCACCCAGGGTGCTGTCACCCACCGCGATACTTTCGACCTGCACCCGGAAACCGATGTGTATTGGTGCACCGCCGATATCGGCTGGATCACCGGACACTCCTACGTCACCTACGCGCCGCTGATCAACGGCGCCACCCAGCTGATGTATGAAGGCACCCCGGATACCCCGCACCAGGGCCGCTGGTGGGAACTGGTGGAAAAGTACGGCGTCTCGATCCTGTACACCGCGCCAACCGCCATCCGCACCTTCATGAAGTGGGGCCGCGAGATCCCCGATGGCTACGACCTGTCTTCCCTGCGCGTATTGGGTTCGGTCGGCGAGCCGATCAACCCCGAAGCCTGGATGTGGTACCGCGATGTCATCGGCACCAACAACGGCAAGAACGGCGAACGCAAGGAAAACCCGACGCCGATCGTCGATACCTGGTGGCAGACCGAAACCGGTGCGCATATGATCGCTCCGCTGCCCGGTGTCACCCACACCAAGCCGGGTTCGGCACAGGTTGCCGTCCCGGGCATCAGCATCGACGTGGTGGATGAGGCCGGCGAGTCGGTGGGCAACGGCGAGGGCGGCTTCCTGGTCATCCGCGAGCCATGGCCATCAATGCTGCGAGGCATCTGGGGCGATGTGGAACGGTACAAGGAAACCTACTGGTCCCGCTTCGAGAACATGTACTTCGCCGGCGACGGCGCCAAGAAGGACGACGACGGGGACCTGTGGCTGCTGGGCCGCGTGGATGACGTGATGAACGTGTCCGGCCACCGCCTGTCCACCACAGAAATCGAGTCCTCCCTGGTGGCCCACCCGTATGTGGCTGAAGCCGCGGTGGTTGGCGCCAAGGACGAGACCACCGGTGAAGCCGTGGTCGCGTTCGTCATCTTGCAGACCGAACCGGCCGAGGGCGAGGATGTCGTGGCTACGCTGCGCAACCACGTGGGCAAGGACATCGGCCCGATCGCCAAGCCGAAGCACGTGCTGGTGGTTCCCGAACTGCCTAAGACCCGTTCGGGCAAGATCATGCGCCGCCTGCTCAAGGACGTGGCCGAGGGCCGCGAGGTCGGCGATGCGACGACCCTCTCGGATTCGACCGTGATGAGCCAGATCGCCCAATCCATGGGCAAGTAG
- a CDS encoding transglycosylase domain-containing protein gives MAAKKSPFFDTATTLGKVVAFFGISALCGVLAAGMLVPVAAIAKTGLTTGNNIVSALPSSFEKLPISEPSTILDANGKTIANFYQQNREPVKINDISPYMRKAIVSVEDERFYEHKGVDPKGIARAVVGNLTSSSRSGASTLTQQYVNNLLVNNQELTGSEESTISGQKDYAAKIRELKYAVAIEKEMSKDEILEGYLNLVLFSGREYGVQAAAQRFYSVDAKDLNVQQSAMLAGMVQLPNVYNPINNPERSLDRRNKVLGNMYRTGAINKKEYDDAVKSGLELKPSTSPSGCSSAQDNAYFCDYVVNLILSDDTYGKTKEDREGLLYRGGLTIKTTLNSELNKKAAADARKAIDPNAKSNKDIHSSIVSVQPGTGNILTMAQNTTYGPDSKNSGSSTYYNFAVERSKGGAGGFQGGSTMKPYTTLGWLTEGNRMSETINAKKQAFQPGTKFRASCLPGGTATVGSKWEPKNASPGFYRRMTVDTGLYWSINTATVQEAFRTDLCTIADYTKRLGVLDQDADNGQPGPISPANPSFIIGSANITPLSQAAAFATFANKGEYCKPRAMTSVVDKDNNEYKVPQETCSQEIDPAYVADLNGTLKKIATKRVSKGRVEGPIAGKTGTNNYATSTWFVGYTTGIATATWVGRLNGKAANETNQLHGAIINDEQAPKMVDSSTYAAPLWVDFMEEAVLQYERKGFGKAGKRPAPVVPDTPDGAMSDGEKEDAAAAKARAAAEARARAEAEARAEAEAKRKAAEEKKKAEEEKREAEEKKEAEEKKEAAEKKKAEEDKKKSQKSSKPRPPKSSD, from the coding sequence ATGGCAGCCAAGAAGTCCCCCTTTTTTGATACCGCCACCACCCTTGGGAAAGTCGTTGCATTCTTCGGAATCAGCGCCCTGTGTGGTGTGCTCGCAGCAGGCATGCTCGTGCCGGTTGCGGCGATCGCAAAAACCGGTTTGACCACCGGTAACAACATTGTTAGCGCGCTTCCGAGCTCGTTCGAAAAGCTTCCGATTTCGGAGCCTTCGACGATCCTCGACGCCAACGGCAAGACCATCGCGAATTTCTATCAGCAGAATCGCGAACCCGTGAAGATTAATGACATTTCGCCGTACATGCGCAAGGCCATCGTTTCCGTGGAAGATGAACGCTTCTACGAGCACAAGGGTGTTGATCCCAAGGGCATCGCCCGTGCCGTCGTCGGAAACCTCACCTCGTCTTCCCGTTCGGGCGCATCGACGCTGACCCAGCAGTACGTGAACAACCTTCTGGTGAACAACCAGGAGCTCACTGGCTCTGAGGAATCAACCATTTCCGGTCAGAAGGATTACGCCGCAAAGATCCGCGAGCTCAAGTACGCGGTGGCGATCGAAAAGGAAATGTCCAAAGACGAAATCCTTGAAGGCTACCTGAACCTGGTGCTGTTCTCGGGTCGCGAGTACGGCGTTCAGGCAGCAGCCCAGCGCTTCTACTCCGTTGATGCCAAGGACTTGAACGTCCAGCAGTCCGCCATGCTCGCCGGCATGGTCCAGCTGCCGAATGTCTACAACCCAATCAACAATCCAGAGCGTTCCCTTGACCGCCGCAACAAGGTGCTGGGCAACATGTACCGCACCGGCGCGATCAACAAGAAGGAATACGACGATGCGGTGAAGTCCGGGCTTGAACTCAAGCCGAGCACTTCCCCATCGGGTTGCTCTTCCGCTCAGGACAATGCATATTTCTGTGACTATGTCGTCAACCTGATTCTCAGCGACGACACTTACGGCAAGACCAAGGAAGACCGTGAAGGTCTTCTGTACCGTGGCGGCCTGACGATCAAGACCACCTTGAACAGCGAGCTGAACAAGAAGGCTGCCGCCGACGCTCGCAAGGCTATTGATCCGAACGCCAAGTCCAACAAGGACATCCACTCGTCGATCGTTTCGGTTCAGCCTGGCACCGGCAACATCTTGACCATGGCACAGAACACCACCTACGGTCCGGACAGCAAGAACTCCGGTTCAAGCACCTACTACAACTTCGCAGTGGAACGCTCGAAGGGTGGCGCTGGTGGTTTCCAGGGTGGCTCGACCATGAAGCCTTACACGACCTTGGGTTGGCTCACTGAGGGCAACCGCATGAGCGAAACCATCAATGCGAAGAAGCAGGCCTTCCAGCCCGGAACCAAGTTCCGCGCGTCCTGCCTTCCTGGTGGCACCGCAACAGTAGGCAGCAAGTGGGAGCCAAAAAACGCTTCCCCTGGCTTCTACCGCCGCATGACCGTTGATACCGGCCTGTACTGGTCCATCAACACCGCGACCGTTCAGGAAGCATTCCGCACCGATTTGTGCACCATTGCTGACTACACCAAGCGCTTGGGCGTCTTGGATCAGGATGCCGATAACGGCCAGCCGGGCCCGATTAGCCCTGCGAACCCATCGTTCATCATCGGTTCTGCCAACATCACCCCGCTCTCGCAGGCAGCAGCTTTTGCGACCTTCGCCAACAAGGGTGAGTACTGCAAGCCACGCGCCATGACCAGCGTTGTCGACAAGGACAACAACGAGTACAAGGTTCCCCAGGAAACCTGCTCGCAGGAAATCGATCCGGCCTACGTCGCAGACCTTAACGGCACGTTGAAGAAGATCGCTACCAAGCGTGTTTCGAAGGGTCGCGTTGAAGGCCCGATCGCAGGCAAGACCGGTACTAACAACTACGCCACCTCGACCTGGTTTGTTGGTTACACCACCGGCATCGCGACCGCTACCTGGGTAGGCCGCCTCAATGGCAAGGCCGCCAACGAGACGAACCAGCTGCATGGCGCCATCATCAATGATGAGCAAGCTCCTAAAATGGTTGACTCTTCGACCTATGCAGCCCCATTGTGGGTCGACTTCATGGAGGAGGCAGTCCTCCAATACGAGCGCAAGGGCTTTGGCAAGGCTGGCAAACGTCCGGCTCCGGTAGTTCCGGACACTCCAGATGGCGCAATGTCTGATGGTGAAAAGGAAGACGCAGCAGCTGCTAAGGCTCGGGCCGCCGCGGAGGCACGCGCGCGGGCTGAAGCTGAAGCGCGTGCAGAAGCTGAGGCTAAGCGCAAGGCAGCCGAAGAAAAGAAGAAGGCTGAAGAAGAGAAGCGGGAAGCCGAAGAAAAGAAGGAAGCCGAAGAAAAGAAGGAAGCCGCAGAAAAGAAAAAGGCTGAGGAAGACAAGAAGAAATCACAGAAGTCTTCCAAGCCTAGGCCTCCAAAGTCCTCCGATTAG
- a CDS encoding RidA family protein, protein MQDATSSRVEARLTELGYTLPDVAKPVAAYLPAVTTGNYVYTSGQLPLIKGELPVVGKVGAEVSAEEAKAQAQVAALNALAAIKSEIGDLDRIKRIVKVVGFVSSAPEFTGQPGVINGASEFFGEVLGDAGLHSRSAVGVAVLPLDAPVEVEVIAEFE, encoded by the coding sequence ATGCAAGATGCGACTTCCTCGCGTGTCGAAGCACGACTGACCGAACTGGGTTACACCCTGCCAGACGTTGCCAAGCCTGTTGCTGCATACCTGCCAGCAGTCACCACCGGCAATTATGTTTACACCTCCGGTCAGCTTCCGCTGATTAAGGGTGAACTCCCAGTTGTGGGAAAGGTCGGCGCTGAGGTTTCAGCAGAAGAAGCCAAGGCCCAGGCGCAGGTTGCCGCGTTGAACGCGCTGGCTGCCATCAAGTCCGAGATCGGTGACCTAGATCGCATTAAGCGCATCGTGAAGGTTGTCGGATTCGTGTCGTCGGCACCGGAGTTCACCGGACAGCCAGGAGTCATCAACGGCGCTTCCGAATTCTTCGGTGAAGTGCTCGGGGATGCAGGCCTGCATTCACGTTCCGCAGTGGGCGTTGCCGTGCTGCCACTGGACGCTCCCGTCGAGGTTGAGGTCATCGCGGAATTTGAGTAG
- a CDS encoding metallophosphoesterase, with translation MVEHKTFAAALRHAAGTTALAAGGALALGGALVGYGMLETQKFGLRRETLSILPRGAADIKVLHLSDIHMVPGQETKIQWLRELADLKPGFVINTGDNLSHRKAIPSLLNALEPLMAFPGAFVPGSNCYYAPKLKNPFKYFARNDGIPNPSSRDQLPFEDMHRAFGSAGWVNMSNRSHSTVLNGLRLDLSGVDDPHINRDHFAGWPRGSSTSDQAPHVRIALTHAPYQRVLDQFTEAKADVIFAGHTHGGQVCIPGYGALVSNCDLPTWRARGLSDWEYAGNSVPLNVSAGLGTSRFAPIRFACPPEAILVTLTGRK, from the coding sequence ATGGTTGAACACAAAACATTTGCTGCAGCACTACGTCATGCGGCTGGCACAACTGCCTTGGCGGCCGGTGGCGCATTGGCCTTGGGCGGTGCACTCGTTGGCTATGGCATGCTGGAGACCCAGAAGTTCGGGCTTCGCCGCGAAACCCTGAGCATCCTGCCCCGAGGTGCCGCCGACATCAAGGTACTGCACCTCTCTGATATCCATATGGTTCCGGGACAGGAAACCAAGATCCAATGGCTGCGGGAACTGGCTGATCTCAAGCCGGGCTTCGTGATCAACACAGGCGACAATCTCAGCCACCGCAAGGCAATTCCTTCGTTGCTCAACGCCCTTGAGCCGCTCATGGCCTTCCCCGGCGCCTTCGTTCCGGGGTCCAACTGCTACTACGCGCCCAAGCTCAAGAACCCGTTCAAGTACTTTGCGCGCAATGATGGCATCCCGAACCCGTCTTCGCGGGACCAGCTTCCCTTCGAAGACATGCATCGGGCCTTCGGCTCCGCCGGCTGGGTGAACATGTCCAACCGCTCGCATTCAACGGTCCTGAATGGGCTGCGACTGGACTTGAGCGGCGTGGATGATCCGCACATCAATCGGGACCACTTCGCAGGCTGGCCACGCGGTTCCTCGACCAGCGACCAGGCTCCCCATGTTCGCATCGCGTTGACGCACGCTCCATACCAGCGGGTCCTGGACCAGTTCACAGAAGCGAAGGCCGATGTCATCTTTGCCGGGCATACCCACGGCGGCCAGGTCTGCATCCCGGGCTACGGCGCGCTGGTTTCCAATTGCGATCTACCAACGTGGCGCGCCCGTGGACTGAGCGATTGGGAGTACGCAGGCAACTCTGTTCCCCTGAATGTCTCCGCCGGATTGGGCACCTCACGCTTTGCGCCGATTCGCTTTGCCTGTCCGCCAGAGGCAATTCTGGTGACCCTCACCGGACGCAAATAG
- a CDS encoding Crp/Fnr family transcriptional regulator, producing the protein MDIEVLRRAPLFASLGDEVFAALTEELTEVDLSRGASVFREGDQGDRLYFIVSGKIKLGRTSSDGRENLIAVLGPGELFGEMALFDPHPRNATATAVSETRLAGLSHENMRKAILNSPEVSIQLLQALAARLRRTNESLADLVFSDVPGRVAKALLDLADRFGRPATDGILVAHELTQEELAQLVGASRETVNKALAEFVQRGWLRLEARAVVILDIQRLRQRSR; encoded by the coding sequence ATGGATATCGAGGTACTGCGTCGCGCGCCACTGTTTGCGTCGCTTGGTGATGAAGTATTCGCCGCGCTCACCGAAGAATTGACCGAGGTTGATCTGTCCCGCGGTGCATCGGTGTTCCGTGAAGGCGATCAGGGCGACCGCCTGTACTTCATCGTTTCGGGCAAGATCAAGCTGGGTCGCACCTCTTCGGATGGTCGCGAAAACCTGATTGCTGTTCTTGGCCCAGGCGAACTGTTCGGCGAGATGGCCCTATTCGATCCACACCCACGCAATGCAACGGCAACCGCTGTGTCGGAAACCCGACTGGCTGGTCTGAGCCACGAGAACATGCGCAAGGCGATCCTGAACTCCCCTGAGGTCTCGATCCAGCTGCTGCAGGCTCTGGCTGCCCGTCTGCGTCGCACCAACGAGTCCCTCGCGGACTTGGTCTTCTCCGATGTTCCTGGCCGTGTTGCCAAGGCTCTGCTTGATCTTGCCGACCGCTTCGGCCGCCCGGCAACCGACGGCATCCTGGTAGCTCACGAGCTGACCCAGGAAGAGCTGGCTCAGCTGGTTGGCGCATCGCGTGAAACCGTAAACAAGGCTTTGGCTGAATTCGTTCAGCGCGGCTGGCTACGCCTGGAAGCACGCGCCGTCGTGATCCTGGACATCCAGCGTCTGCGTCAGCGTTCACGCTAA
- a CDS encoding ABC transporter ATP-binding protein — translation MAQAQKVDSKDPVPLSATLKRLYPFVKPILPRLFCGFLCALGAGIVALAIPQVLAWLVNSVLHRDGASSEVWISVAIVAALGFVEALLIYLRRQFVLTPAAGLETKMRIRFYRHLQRLPVAFHERWGSGQLLSRSMSDLSLLRRWLAFGAMMLVVETVTVITGLILMFTHSWILGLIYLLGSIPIAIQAYRFRNKFRAASRLSQDQAGDLATAVEESVHGIRVIKAFGRGPHIFEGFNTQAKSLQETEIAKAKTLATFLLTVVAVPETILGIGLFIGIAQVANGTLSVGSLVAYFAIAAVIAGPVEGMGMLLGMTLSTKTALDRHFEVMDAANDIVSPEQPKIPQQRDGSVALRHVRFAYPDTAGTHRPILADIDLQIRPGETMALVGITGSGKSTLLNLIPRLHEATAGEVMIHGQNVKDWDLDQLRTEIAVAFEDTTLFSTTIRDNVLLGAPESLDGEEREALLAVALDVAQAHFTYSLPQGVDTLIGEEGLSLSGGQRQRIALARAIAARPSVLVLDDPLSALDVRTEERVTEKLREVLAGTTTLIVAHRPSTVMLADRVALLRDGRIDAVGSHTHLLSTNEHYRFVIASLDDEELSTTEEA, via the coding sequence GTGGCGCAAGCACAAAAGGTCGACTCTAAGGACCCGGTTCCTCTCTCCGCAACGCTGAAGCGGCTTTACCCGTTCGTGAAGCCGATACTCCCCCGGCTGTTCTGCGGATTCCTCTGTGCGCTCGGAGCCGGAATCGTGGCCTTGGCCATCCCGCAGGTGCTGGCATGGCTCGTGAACTCCGTGCTGCACCGAGACGGAGCCTCCTCCGAGGTCTGGATTTCCGTTGCCATTGTCGCCGCCTTGGGCTTCGTTGAAGCACTGCTGATCTACCTGCGCCGCCAATTCGTGCTGACCCCTGCCGCCGGCTTGGAAACAAAGATGCGCATCCGGTTCTACAGGCACCTTCAGCGCCTCCCGGTTGCCTTCCACGAGCGTTGGGGGTCGGGCCAGCTGCTCTCGCGCTCCATGTCGGATCTCTCGCTGCTGCGGCGCTGGCTGGCCTTCGGCGCGATGATGCTCGTCGTGGAAACCGTCACGGTCATTACCGGTTTGATCCTGATGTTCACCCACTCGTGGATTCTGGGATTGATCTACCTTTTGGGCTCGATTCCCATCGCCATCCAGGCTTACCGCTTCCGCAATAAATTCCGCGCTGCCAGCCGACTGAGCCAAGACCAAGCCGGCGATCTCGCCACAGCGGTGGAAGAATCCGTGCACGGCATCCGCGTGATCAAGGCCTTTGGCCGCGGCCCGCACATCTTCGAAGGCTTCAATACCCAGGCCAAGTCGCTGCAGGAAACCGAAATCGCCAAAGCCAAAACCCTGGCCACCTTCCTGCTCACCGTCGTCGCAGTCCCGGAAACCATTTTGGGCATCGGCCTGTTCATCGGCATTGCCCAAGTCGCCAACGGCACTTTGAGCGTCGGATCCCTGGTCGCGTACTTTGCGATCGCCGCCGTCATCGCCGGGCCTGTCGAAGGCATGGGCATGCTGCTGGGCATGACACTGAGCACCAAGACCGCGCTGGACCGCCACTTTGAAGTCATGGACGCGGCCAACGACATCGTCTCCCCCGAACAGCCCAAGATCCCGCAGCAGCGTGATGGCAGTGTGGCCCTGCGCCATGTGCGCTTTGCCTATCCCGACACCGCAGGAACGCATCGGCCGATCCTGGCCGATATCGATCTGCAGATCCGCCCGGGCGAAACCATGGCCCTGGTGGGCATTACCGGGTCGGGCAAATCGACCCTGCTGAACCTGATTCCCCGGTTGCATGAAGCGACCGCCGGCGAGGTCATGATCCACGGGCAGAACGTCAAGGACTGGGATCTCGATCAGCTGCGCACCGAGATTGCGGTGGCTTTCGAAGACACCACGCTGTTCTCCACCACCATTCGGGACAACGTTCTGCTGGGTGCGCCGGAGTCCCTGGATGGGGAAGAACGCGAAGCGCTGCTCGCTGTGGCGCTGGACGTCGCCCAAGCCCACTTCACCTACTCGCTGCCCCAGGGCGTCGATACGCTCATCGGGGAAGAAGGGCTCTCGCTCTCCGGCGGACAGCGCCAGCGTATCGCCCTGGCTCGCGCCATCGCGGCCCGTCCGAGCGTGCTGGTGCTCGATGACCCGCTCTCGGCACTCGACGTGCGAACCGAAGAACGGGTGACCGAAAAGCTGCGCGAAGTCCTCGCCGGAACCACCACCCTGATCGTGGCGCATCGCCCCTCCACCGTGATGCTGGCAGACCGCGTGGCATTGCTCCGCGATGGCCGCATTGACGCGGTGGGCAGCCACACCCACCTGTTAAGCACCAACGAACACTACCGATTTGTCATTGCCAGCCTGGATGACGAAGAACTATCAACCACCGAGGAGGCCTGA
- a CDS encoding MarP family serine protease, producing MLGIFSWLDVVICAVLLTFFIIGLRRGFLLTVGDMVGLILGGVAAFFAIPLVSTFATNPWWRVALMVATAAVLIILGQALGRVIATRIRHWMNVDFLRSADRFAGGVLSVLITATIIGALAFSTSSMGIPRLSLEIGKSNLIKGIRSATPAFVNSAISTARSKVIAETLPAFLEPFAPSVDQPVDTHWEASDLQRAAAQSAAKVSGTAVQCGVNLTGSGFVVAPEMVMTNAHVVAGLGSATVETGRDEVHRGKVVYFDPETDIALLYVQGLETPAIDLADDDLTRGDAAAFIGYPAGGPQQIRSAFIASRANVSIANIYGTDPSRISVYQLTAEVAQGNSGGPLLDESGDAVGLIFAKSRSDEQVGFALSLEEMERAMELGGSQRSTVKTGDCIAN from the coding sequence GTGCTCGGAATTTTCAGCTGGCTCGACGTAGTCATCTGCGCTGTTTTGCTGACCTTTTTCATCATCGGACTCCGCCGCGGTTTCCTTTTGACCGTAGGCGACATGGTGGGCCTCATCCTGGGAGGCGTTGCAGCGTTCTTCGCCATCCCGCTGGTTTCCACCTTCGCGACTAATCCCTGGTGGCGTGTCGCGCTGATGGTCGCCACCGCGGCCGTGCTGATCATCCTGGGCCAGGCACTTGGCCGGGTCATCGCCACCCGCATCCGGCACTGGATGAATGTCGACTTCCTGCGCTCCGCTGACCGCTTCGCCGGTGGCGTGCTCTCGGTGCTGATTACCGCCACAATCATTGGGGCGCTGGCCTTTTCCACCTCCAGCATGGGCATCCCGCGACTGTCCTTGGAGATCGGCAAGTCCAACTTGATCAAGGGGATTCGCTCAGCCACCCCGGCCTTCGTTAACTCGGCGATTTCCACCGCCCGCTCCAAGGTCATCGCCGAAACCCTGCCGGCGTTTCTGGAGCCCTTCGCGCCATCGGTGGACCAGCCGGTGGACACCCATTGGGAGGCTTCGGACCTGCAGCGAGCCGCCGCGCAATCGGCAGCCAAGGTCTCGGGCACCGCGGTGCAGTGCGGCGTGAACCTGACCGGTTCCGGCTTTGTCGTGGCACCCGAAATGGTGATGACCAACGCCCATGTCGTAGCCGGTTTAGGCTCCGCCACAGTGGAGACAGGTCGTGACGAAGTTCACCGCGGAAAAGTGGTTTATTTCGATCCCGAGACCGATATTGCGCTGCTTTACGTGCAGGGTCTTGAAACTCCGGCCATCGATTTGGCCGATGATGATCTGACCCGCGGGGATGCCGCTGCGTTCATCGGCTACCCGGCAGGTGGCCCGCAGCAGATCCGCAGCGCGTTTATCGCCTCGCGGGCCAATGTCTCCATTGCCAACATCTACGGCACCGATCCGTCGCGGATCTCCGTCTACCAGCTCACCGCCGAAGTAGCCCAGGGCAATTCCGGGGGACCGCTGCTGGATGAAAGCGGCGACGCGGTCGGATTGATCTTCGCCAAGTCTCGCAGCGACGAACAGGTCGGCTTCGCGCTGAGCCTCGAAGAGATGGAACGCGCCATGGAGCTAGGCGGCTCGCAGCGCAGCACGGTGAAAACCGGGGACTGCATCGCCAACTAG